A single region of the Clostridia bacterium genome encodes:
- a CDS encoding DUF2007 domain-containing protein, whose product MLKEMLEQEGFLVMLRSGGVPHLGPSGPYEVLVPESEAEEAHEILAELLARMPARRPGGRDERDPKQPGDEAD is encoded by the coding sequence ATGCTGAAGGAGATGCTGGAGCAGGAAGGGTTTCTCGTCATGCTGCGCAGCGGGGGCGTCCCGCACCTCGGGCCGTCCGGCCCGTACGAGGTGCTCGTCCCCGAGTCGGAAGCGGAGGAGGCGCACGAAATCCTCGCCGAACTCCTCGCGCGGATGCCGGCCCGCCGGCCCGGCGGCCGGGACGAGCGGGATCCCAAGCAACCGGGGGACGAAGCGGATTGA
- a CDS encoding SCP2 sterol-binding domain-containing protein: MAIADWVETLRANIAQHPDKVAGIEGTFQFILTGEDGGAFYARAAGGQVEVAEGTAPDPSVTITMSAGDFADLMAGRLNPMTAFMSGRLKLQGDIGLALRLQSLLS, from the coding sequence ATGGCCATCGCCGATTGGGTGGAGACGTTGCGGGCGAACATCGCCCAGCATCCCGACAAGGTCGCGGGCATCGAGGGGACATTCCAGTTCATCCTAACAGGAGAGGACGGCGGCGCCTTTTACGCCAGGGCTGCCGGCGGGCAGGTCGAGGTGGCCGAGGGGACGGCGCCCGACCCTTCCGTGACGATCACCATGTCGGCCGGCGACTTCGCCGATCTCATGGCCGGCCGGCTCAACCCGATGACGGCGTTCATGTCCGGTCGCCTGAAGCTGCAGGGCGACATCGGCCTCGCCCTGCGGCTTCAGAGTTTGCTGAGCTGA